CAGCTTGGCTACGTCAAGATTGGCTTTGTTTGTGCCCCAATCAAAGATAGGCAGGGTGATGGACGGTGCAAAAGCCCAAATACCTGTGCCGCTCTTAAACAGGCCGCTCAACTCGCCGGAAGCGGTACCGACAGAACCGGTCAGGCTGATGCGCGGGAAGAAGGCCGCACGTGCCGCACCGATATTGGCATTCGCTTGTTTGAGCGCGTGTTCGGCCGCACGGATATCCGGACGGTTGAGTAATACATCCGAACTCAAACCGGCAGGCAGTTTGGTCAATTTGAACTGCTTGCTCAAAGGCAAACCGGCAGGCAAATCTTCGGGCAAAGGTTGATTAATCAGCATAGCCAAGGAATTGCGCGCTTGCTCGCGGTTTTTTACCGCGGATGCGTAATCGGCTTTGGCTGATTCAATCAGCGCTTCCTGTTGGCGCAAATCAACGGCGGAAATCACGCCGGCCTTATGGCGTAATTGTGAAAGCTTGTAAGTCGCTTCACGGGTTTGCAATACGCGTTGTGCCAATGCCATGGTTTCTTCAGCGTAGCGTTCATTAAAGTAGGCTTTGGCAACGGTAGAAATCAGGGTCAGATGCGCGGCATCGCGGTTGGCGGCCACATTGAAATAACCTTGCAACGCGGCTTCGCTGGTGCTGCGGACACGGCCGAAAAGGTCAAGTTCATAAGAGGCTGCGCCCAAACCCACGCTGTATTGGCTGCTGACGCTGCCGCCGCTCAAGCTGCCTTGACGCGAACCTGTACCGCTGGCATTGACGGTTGGCAACAAGTTATTACGCGCAATCATGTACTGTTTGCGGTAGATTTCCGCATTCAGCGCGGCTGTACGCAAATCGGTATTGCGTTCCAATGCGATGTCGATCAGGCGGTGAAGGCGAGGATCGGCAAAGTAATCTTGCCAACCCAATTCAGCGGCACGGATACCGTCGTCAACGGTGTCGTATTTAAACGTATCGGCCACAGCAACTTGAGGCTGCTCATATTTCGGCATCATGGTACAGGCCGACAAAGCCACAGCGGCGGCAACGGCAGTCAGTACAGGTTTGAATGTAATCTTCTTCATTTTAGAATCCTTTAGCATTTTGAGGCCGTCTGAAAAGTTTTCAGACGGCCTTTGCTTTAGTGCTTGTCTGAATCGTGTTTACCGTCTTCAATCATGCCGGCTTCAGCAGCGTGTTTGGCGGCCATCTCATGCTCGTGTGCAGTTTCTTTAAAGAATTTGCGCACAACCACATAGAACAAAGGCACAAGGAACACAGACAGAATCGTACCAATCAACATACCCCAGAACACAGTCGTACCAATCGCACGTTGGCTGGCGGAGCTGGCACCGCTGGCAACATAGAGCGGTACCTCGCCCAAGATGAAGGCGAACGAAGTCATGATAATCGGACGGAAACGCAGGTGTGCAGCGGCAAGCGCAGCTTCAAGCGCGCTCTTACCTTGCGCTTGCAGGTCTTTGGCAAACTCGATAATCAAAATCGCATTTTTCGCACTCAAACCCATTACCGTAACGAAACCGACTTGGAAGTAGATATCGTTGGCGTATGCCGGAATACTGCCCAGCAGCGCTTCAAACATATTGCGACCCGTAACGCCCAATGCCGCGCCAATCAAGCCCAACGGAATCACAAGGATAACCGCCAACGGGATAGACCAGCTTTCGTACAAAGCAGCCAATACCAAGAATACAGCGGCAGCGGCCAATGCATACAACACAACAGTTTGCGAGCCGCCTTTGGCCTCTTCACGAGACTGACCGCCCCATTCCAGACTGTAACCGCCGCCCATGTCATCAACCATTTGCTGTACCGCAGCCATGGCTTGACCGGAAGACACGCCATTAACAGGCGAGCCGGAAAGCTCCATTGCAGGATAACCATTGAAGCGGACGCTTTGTTCCATACCGTTTACCCAAGAAACAGTAGCAATGGTAGAAAGCGGTACGGCAACGCCGGATTTGTTCGGTACAGTCAGGTTCAGAATATCGGCAGGCTGCATACGGGCACTCGCATCAGCTTGTACCATCACGCGTTGCAGACGGCCTTGATTCGGGAAGTCGTTTACATAAGACGAACCCAAAGAAGAAGCCAAAGCAGTACGGATGTCAGAGAACGAAATACCTTGTGCGGCTGCGGCAGAGCGGTTGATGTCGATTTTCAACTGCGGCGCATCTTCCAAACCGCTCGCACGAACGGTACTTGGGTTAAACAAACCGCTTTTGCGCATTTTGTCAATCAACTCATTGCGCTTGGCCAACAATGCAGCATGGCCGCTGTTGTTACGGTCTTGCAGGTAAATCGTCAAGCCGGAGCCTGTACCCAACTCCATAATGGCTGGAGGCACAATCGCCAAACCGAAACCGTCTTTCAGCGTACCCATCATCATGCCGGTCAACTTACCGGAAATAGAAGTTGCATCGCTGCCCGGAGCAGTACGTTCGCTCCAGTCTTTCAGAATGACAAAGCCCAAAGCCATGTTTTGACCGGAGCCTGAAAAACTGAAGCCGGAAACGGTAATAATGTTCTCAATCTCAGGTATAGATTTTGCCAGTTGAGTGATTTGAGCCAAAGTTGCATCGGTACGTTCTTTGGTTGCACCGGCAGGCAACTGCACGCTCAACATCAAGTTACCTTGGTCTTCAGACGGCAAGAAGGAAGTCGGCAGACGCATAAACAGGAATACGCCCACAACAGTCAAACCAATATAGACAACCATCATGCGCAAAGTCTTACGCAAGATTTTGGCAACCCAGCCTTCGTAGCCGTGTGTCCAGTTGTCGAATTTTTTGTTAAACCAACCAAAGAAACCTTTTTTCTCTTCGTGATGACCCTTCTGAATCGGCTTGAGCATGGTGGCACACAATGCCGGAGTCAGCGTCAAGGCAAGAAATGCGGAGAAGCCGATCGATGCCGCCATAGTCAAGGCAAACTGTTTGTAAATGTTACCGGTTGCACCGCTAAACATTGCCAGCGGCACAAATACGGACATCAACACGGCAGTAATGCCGATCACCGCGCCGGAAATCTGACCCATCGCTTTTTTGGTTGCAGCCTTAGGCGACAGACCTTCGCTCGCCATGATACGCTCAACGTTTTCAACGACCACAATCGCGTCATCGACCACAATACCAATCACCAATACCATCGCAAACATGGTCAATACGTTAATCGACATACCCATGTATGAGATAAAGGCAAAACCGCCCAACAAGGAAATCGGCACAACAATGGTCGGAATCAGCGTATAGCGGATATTTTGCAGGAAGAGATACATCACCAAGAATACCAATACGATGGCTTCCAGAAGCGTATGGGTCACTTTCTCAATCGAAATATCCACGAATTTGGAAGTATCGTAAGGAATTTTCCAGCTCATGCCGTCTGGAAAATACTTCTGCAAAACCGCCATTTTTTCTTTCACGGCAGTCGCCGTTGCCAAAGCGTTACCGCTGTTAGACAGCATCACTGCCATACCAGTGGTGTTGACGCCGTTCAGACGAGTAGAGAAAGAATAGTCCTGCATACCCAAGCTGACTTTGGCAACGTCTTTCAGATAGACGTTCGAGCCGTCAGTATTGGATACCAAAATGATGTTGCCGAACTCTTCAGCAGTGCTCAGTTGACCTTGCGCCGTCACAGTTGCTGAAATAGTCTGACCTGCAGCCGCCGGCAAAGAACCGATGGAGCCTGCTGAGATTTGAATGTTTTGTGTCGCAAGCGCATTGGTTACCGTTGCAAAAGACAGGTTGTAGTTTTGCAGTTTTTTCGGGTCAACCCAAATACGCATGGCGCGTTGCGCACCAAACAATTGTACCTGCCCTACCCCGTCGATACGCTGCAGTTCAGGAATGATATTGCGCTGGGCGTAATCGTTCATTTCCTCAATGGATTGCTTTTCAGAAGAAAGCATGACCACTTGCAAGAAGTTGGAACGCGCTTTAGATACGGTTACACCATATTGCTGTACGGTAGACGGCAATGTGGACAACACTTCCGACAATTTGTTCTGCACGTCCACCTGCGCCAAATCTTCATTGGTTTCCGGTGTAAACGTCAGACTGACGCTGCCGCTGCCGCTGGAATTGGCAGAAGTCGTCATATAGTCCAAACCTTCCACACCGTACATATTACGTTCGATAACGGCCAGTACGCTGTCTTCCATTACCTGAGCAGAAGCGCCCGGATAAGTAGCGCGCAAAGTAATGGTCGGTGCAGCAACGGACGGATATTGGGAAATCGGCAGTTTTTGAATGCCGAAAATACCCGCTGCGATGATAAAAATCGCAATCACCCATGCAAAAATGGGGCGGTCAATAAAAAACTTAGACATTCACGCGTTCCTTATTTGGCTTCAGATGCAGCTTTAGCTTCAGGCTTGGTCTCGGATGCAGCCTTGCCGTCTGAAACTGCCGATGTTGCTGCCGCAGCGTTTGCAGGCGGCGTCCATTCTTTCGGCGTTACCTTTTTAGCACCCGACATACCGGCAATGCTGATGCCTTCAACAATCACTTTGTCGCCGTCTTTCAGGCCGTCTGTAATGATCCAGTTGGTACCTTGCTGTTGGGCAACGGTTACGACACGCGCTTCCATTTCGCTCTTGTCATTCACCACCATCACCGTATCTTGCGAACCACGGGTAACTGCTTGCTGCGGCACTACAAATGCATTATCCACTGCCACTTGTTCCATCAACACGCGTACATACAAGCCCGGCATCAAGATATTTCTGTCGTTAGGAATGGCGGCGCGCAAGGTAATTTGACCGGTCGTTTCGTTGACAGTCGGATCTGCAAACAGCAGACGGCCTTTTTCAGGGTAAACCGTACCGTCGTCAAATTTGATGTCCACTGCAATCGCGCCGTTTGCCGCCAACAATTTGCCTTCGGCAACCTGTTGACGCAGTTTCATGACCTCACTCGCAGACTGGGTAACGTTGACATACATCGGATTGGTTTGTTGGATGGTGGCCAAAACAGTGGTATCGCCGGAATTCAGCAACGTACCTTCAGAAACTTTAGATTGACCGATAAAGCCGGAAATCGGCGCGGTAATGCGGGAGCGGCTCAGGCTGATACCGGCAGATTTGATGGCTGCTTGAGCGGATTTGACGCTTGCCTCTGCCGAACGCTTGGCCGTTACGGCCGCATCATATTCTTGTTGGCTGATGGCATCGGCGGCAACCAGCGGTTTATAGCGGGCTAAGTCGGCATTCGCTTTGGCCAAAGTAGCTTGCGCACTCGCCAACTGGGCGCGTGCGCTTTCTAAGTTTGCTTCATAAGATGAGCTGTCGATTTGGTACAAAGGCTGACCGGCTTTAACATAGCTGCCCTCTTGGAACAGGCGCTTTTGCAGAATACCGCCGACTTGGGCGCGAACTTCGGCAGTACGCAATGATTCCAGACGGCCCGGCAACTCGGTTGTCAATGCAACGGTTTCCGGATGCACAGTGACCACGCGCACTTCAGGCGCAGGTTGTTTTTGCTGTTGCTGACTGCCTTGTGCCTGTTGGCTGGCTGCTTTTTCATCGCCTTTGCCGCAAGCGGAAAGTGCCAACGCAGTAGCTGCTGCGATTGCTGCGACACGCATCATTTTAGAAGCATAAAGAGCCATAATTTTCCTATCTCTATGATAAATAAGGGTTTGACTAATTAAAAATTGATTACTTTAATCTCATATTTCACAAACAGAAATTGCTTGTTTTTATAAAAAACAGGCCGATTATATAGTGTTGAAAAACACTATTCAAGTACTAAATTGAATTATACATACATTCTTGCATGTTCAGAAGTAATTTTTTATAATCCGAACCATAAATTTACATTTCCTACAAAAAAACCATGAGAAGAACCAAAACCGAAGCTTTAAAAACCAAAGAATATCTCATGCTTGCCGCATTAGATACGTTTTATAAGAAAGGCATTGCCCGCACTTCGCTCAACGAAATCGCCCAAGCCGCAGGCGTAACGCGCGGCGCGCTGTATTGGCATTTCAAAAACAAAGAAGATTTGTTTGATGCCTTGTTCCAACGGATTTGCGACGACATCGAAAGCTGCATGAAAGAGGACTCGAACAACAATAACGAACAGGCTTGGCCAAGCTTCCGCCTGACCCTGACCCGTTTTTTCGAGCGCCTGCAACACAACGATCTTCACTACAAATTCCACAGCATTTTGTTTTTAAAATGTGAACACACCGAGCAAAACGAAGCTGTCATTGCCATCGCTAAAAAACACCAATCATTATGGCGTGAAAAAATCATTGCCGTCCTGACTGATGCGGTACAACAAAAAGCGTTGGCGGATAATTTGGATATCGATATGGCAGTCATCTTCATCAAGTCCTCATTAGACGGCTTGATTTGGCGCTGGCTTTCTTCAGGTCAAGGCTTCGATTTGGCACAAACTGCCCCACGCATGATTGAAATCATCATTGATACATTGGAAAACCATCCGCAATTAAGAAAACAATCATAAACATCAAAAATAAAAGGCCGTCTGAAACATTAAAAGTTTCAGACGGCCTTTTGGTTTAAACCTAATTAACGTGTTACCGGTTTGTAACGGATACGTTTCGGTTTTGCACCCTCTTCACCCAAACGGCGTTTCTTGTCGGCTTCGTATTCCTGATAGTTGCCGTCAAAGAACACCCATTTAGAGTCGCCTTCACAAGCCAAGATATGCGTAGCAATACGGTCGAGGAACCAGCGGTCGTGCGAAATCACCATCACGCTGCCGGCAAATTCCAGCAACGCGTCTTCCAACGCGCGCAGGGTTTCCACGTCGAGGTCGTTGGACGGTTCGTCCAGCAGCAACACATTGCCGCCGCTCAACAAGGTTTTTGCCAAGTGCAGACGGCCGCGTTCGCCGCCAGACAATTGACCGGCGATTTTGCTTTGGTCGCTGCCTTTGAAGTTAAAGCGTCCCAAATATTGGCGGGCGGGAATTTCAAACTGACCGACCTGCAAAATGTCGCGGCCTTCGGCAATGTTGTCGAACACGGTTTTATCGTTTTGCAAACCTTCGCGGCTTTGGTCAATCAGGCTCATTTTCACGGTTTGGCCGATTTTCACTTCGCCGGAATCAGGCTGCTCTTTGCCCGAAATCATTTTGAACAGCGTCGATTTACCCGCGCCGTTCGGACCGATGATGCCAACAATCGCGCCCGCAGGCACTTTGAAGCTCAAATCGTCAATCAGCACTTTATCGCCAAACGATTTAGAAACATTCACAAACTCAATCACTTCGTTACCCAAACGCTCGGCAACAGGGATAAAGATTTCCTGCGTTTCATTGCGTTTTTGGTATTCGTAGTTGCTCATTTCTTCAAAACGAGCCAAACGCGCTTTAGACTTGGCTTGGCGGCCTTTGGCATTTTGGCGCACCCATTCCAATTCCTGCTTCATCGCTTTCACGCGCGCAGCTTCAGACTTCGCCTCGTTTTCCAAGCGTTTTTCTTTCTGCTCCAGCCAAGACGAGTAATTGCCTTTCCACGGAATACCGTGTCCGCGGTCAAGTTCCAAAATCCATTCGGCGGCATTATCCAAGAAGTAGCGGTCGTGTGTTACCGCGACGACTGTACCAGGGAAGCGTACCAAGAATTGCTCCAACCATTCGACCGATTCCGCGTCCAAGTGGTTGGTCGGCTCGTCAAGCAAAAGCATATCGGGCTTGCTCAACAAGAGTTTGCACAAAGCCACACGGCGTTTTTCACCGCCGGACAAATTGCCGATTTTGGCATCCCAATCAGGCAGGCGCAGCGCGTCGGCAGCGATTTCCAATTCGTGCTCCGCACCGCCGCCGGTAGATGAACCAGCCGCAATAATCGCTTCCAAGCGACCTTGTTCTTCCGCCAATGCGTCAAAATCTGCATCAGGATTGGCGTACTCGGCATATACTTCTTCCAAGCGTTTCTGCGCCGCGGCCACTTCGCCCAAACCGCTTTCCACTTCCTCGCGTACGGTTTTCTCAGGATCAAGCTCAGGCTCTTGCGGCAAATAGCCGATTTTAATGCCGCCCATCGGCACGGCTTCGCCCTCAAATTCTTTATCCACGCCCGCCATAATCCGCAATACAGTAGATTTACCCGCACCGTTTAAACCGAGCAAACCGATTTTTGCACCAGGAAAGAATGAAAGGGAAATGTCTTTAATAATGGTTTTTTGCGGCGGCACAACCTTGCTCACGCGCAGCATAGAATAGACGTATTGTTGGGACATAGTTTTCTCGTTTTCATCAAACAAATTTCAGACGGCCCATTTTAACCTATTGCCCAAATACTTGCTTGTTCAAATGCCGTCTGAAAATAGAAATAAGCATCAAAATATACACCGCACCGAACCGATACCCTCATTGCCCGACGGTATCAATGCCAAACCGCAAAAAATTTGATTTAAGCCAGTTTATCCTTGAACTGGCATTGCCAATATCCGGCGCTCTTCATAAAATGCACCTATATCCTTGAAAGTACGCACACAAACAATAACGACAGAGAACACCACACCAAGGAACCTTTCAGATTTCTCAATAAAAATACTTTTTAAAAAAGGATTTACCTCATGTCGGAAAATACGCAAAAAACAGCAAAACAAGGTTTGCCGTCACTGGCAAAAAGTACGATTTGGATGCTGAGCTTCGGCTATCTCGGCGTTCAGACGGCCTTTACCCTGCAAAGCTCACAAATGAGCCGAATTTTTCAAACTTTAGGCGCCGACCCGCACAATTTGGGCTGGTTTTTCATTCTGCCCCATTGGCCGGTATGTTGGTTCAGCCAATTGTGGGCTACTACTCAGACCGCACTTGGATGCCGCGCTTGGGCGGCCGCCGTCTGCCCTATCTGCTTTATGGCACACTGATTGCGGTTATCGTCATGATTCTGATGCCGAACTCAGGCAGCTTCGGTTTTGGCTACGCTTCTTTGGCGGCTTTGTCGTTTGGCGCGTTGATGATTGCGCTGTTGGACGTATCCTCCAATATGGCAATGCAGCCGTTTAAGATGATGGTCGGCGACATGGTCAACGAAGAGCAGAAAAGCTACGCCTACGGGATTCAGAGCTTTTTGGCGAATACGGGTGCGGTTGTGGCGGCGATTCTGCCGTTTGTGTTCGCGTATATCGGTTTAGCGAACACTGCCGAGAAAGGCGTCGTGCCGCAGACCGTGGTCGTAGCATTCTATGTGGGTGCAGCCTTACTGATTATTACCAGTGCATTCACCATCTTCAAAGTCAAAGAATATGATCCGGAAACCTACGCCCGCTACCACGGCATCGACGTAGCAGCAAATCAGGAAAAAGCCAACTGGTTCGAACTCTTAAAAACCGCACCTAAAGCGTTTTGGACGGTCACTTTGGTGCAATTCTTCTGCTGGTTCGCCTTCCAATATATGTGGACTTACTCGGCAGGCGCGATTGCAGAAAACGTTTGGCAGACAACTGATGCTTCTTCCGTAGGCTATCAGGAAGCGGGCAACTGGTACGGCGTTTTGGCGGCGGTACAATCCATTGCTGCCGTTATCTGCTCGTTTATTCTGGCAAAAGTACCGAATCAATACCATAAAGTCGGTTATTTCGGTTGCTTGGCTTTAGGCGCGCTCGGTTTCTTCTCTATCTTCTTCATCCACAATCAATACGCATTGATCCTGTCTTATACCTTAATCGGCATCGCGTGGGCAGGTATCATTACCTATCCTTTGACGATTGTAACCAATGCCCTCTCCGGCAAGCACATGGGTACTTATTTGGGTCTGTTTAATGGCTCTATCTGTATGCCTCAAATCGTCGCCTCCCTGCTGAGCTTTATCCTCTTCCCTATGCTGGGCAGCCATCAGGCAACCATGTTCTTGGTTGCAGGCGCAGTCTTGCTGCTGGGAGCCTTCTCAGTATGTCTGATTAAAGAGACCCACGGCGAATAATCCATCCATACCATCGGCAAAGGCCGTCTGAAACCTTTGCCGAACTTACAATTTTAATAACAGGAGCTTCATAAATGTACACAAGAATCATGGAAATCAGCCCTTGGACGCTGCGTTCGGCAAAACTGGAAAAAGAACACAAACGGCTGCAAGAGAGCCTGACCAGTTTGGGCAACGGCTATATGGGCATGCGTGGCAACTTTGAAGAAACCTACTCCGCCGACAGCCACTTGGGCACCTACATCGCCGGCGTGTGGTTCCCCGACAAAACCCGCGTCGGCTGGTGGAAAAACGGCTATCCTAAATATTTCGGCAAAGCCATCAATGCGCTTAATTTTAGCAAAGTGAAAATCTTTGTCGACGGGCAGGAAGTGGATTTGGCGAAAAACGACGTTGCCGACTTCTCCGTCGAACTCGATATGCAGCACGGCGTATTGCGCCGCTCGTTCACCGTATTTGGCGTGCGTTTCGATGTGTGCAAATTCCTGTCCGTCGCGCAAAAAGAGCTGGCGGTTATCCGCTGGGAAGCCGTATCCGTTGACGGCAAAACCCACCAAGTCCGCATCGATTCCATCATCGATGCCGACGTGAAAAACGAAGACTCCAACTACGAAGAAAAATTCTGGCAAGTATTAGACAAAGGCGTTTCAGACGGCCTCTCCTACATTGCCACCCAAACCGTCGCCAATCCCTTCTGCGTGGAACAATTCATCGTCAACGCCGAGCAAACCTTCGCCGGCAGCTTTAAAGCCCTCGGCGGCAGCCAAACCGACTGGCAGGTCTCCAATTCTTTTGAAGCCGAAGTCGGCAGCACGCCCGAAACCTTTGAAAAACGCGTGATTGTTACCACCAGCCGCGATTATCAGGGCTTGGACGCAGTGAAAGCCGCAGGCCGCGCCTTGTCGGAAAAAATCGCAGGCGTTGCGTTTGAAACCTTGCTGGACGCGCACAAAGCGGGCTGGCTGCACCGTTGGGAAATCGCCGACGTGGTCATCGAAGGCAGCGACGAAGCGCAGCAAGGCATCCGCTTCAACCTGTTCCAACTGTTCTCCACCTACTACGGCGAAGACGCGCGCCTGAACATCGGCCCCAAAGGCTTTACCGGCGAAAAATACGGCGGCGCGACCTATTGGGACACCGAAGCCTATGCCGTACCGCTTTACCTCGCACTGGCTGAACCCGAAGTTACCCGCAACCTGCTGCAATACCGCCGCAACCAACTGCCGCAGGCGCAACACAACGCGCGCGAACAGGGCTTGGCGGGCGCACTCTATCCGATGGTGACGTTTACAGGCATCGAGTGCCACAACGAATGGGAAATTACCTTCGAGGAAATCCACCGCAACGGCGCGATTCCTTACGCCATCTACAACTACACCAACTACACCGGCGACGAAAGCTATCTTGCCAAAGAAGGCTTGGAAGTCTTGGTCGAAGTGTCCCGCTTCTGGGCAGACCGTGTCCACTTCTCCAAACGCAACGGCAAATACATGATTCACGGCGTAACCGGCCCGAACGAATACGAAAACAACATCAACAACAACTGGTACACCAACACCCTCGCCGCATGGGTACTGGACTACACCCGCGAAGCCTTGGCGAAATACCCGCGTCCGGATTTGAACGTGAGTGCCGCCGAGTTGGAAAAATGGGCAGACATCAGCGCGAATATGTACCGTCCGCATGACGAAGAACTCGGCGTATTCGTGCAGCACGACGGCTTCCTCGACAAAGACATCCGCCCCGTGTCCGCGCTTTCGCCCGACGATTTGCCGCTCAACCAGAAATGGTCGTGGGACAAAATCCTGCGTTCGCCTTTCATCAAACAGGCGGACGTATTGCAAGGCATCTACTTCTTCGGCGATCGTTTCAACATGGACGAAAAACGCCGCAACTTCGACTTCTACGAACCGATGACCGTGCACGAAAGCTCGCTGTCGCCTTGTATCCACGCCATCCTTGCCGCCGAACTGGGCAAAGAAGAAAAAGCCGTGGAAATGTACCAGCGTACCGCCCGCCTAGACTTGGACAACTACAACAACGACACCGAAGACGGCCTGCACATCACCTCCATGACCGGCTCATGGCTCGCCATCGTCCAAGGTTTCGCCCAAATGAAAACTTGGGGCGGCAAACTCAGCTTCGCACCGTTCCTGCCGAGCGCATGGACAGGCTACGCCTTCCATATCAACTACCGAGGCCGTCTGATTAAAGTCGCCGTCGGCAAAGAAAACGTCGTCTTCACCCTGCTCAAAGGCGATCCGCTCGAATTGCAGGTGTACGGCAAAGACATCACGCTCAACGGCAGCCACACCGTTGCATTGGAAAAATAAGGAGGGCGCAAAATGACTTTTACCGCAGTGCTCTTTGACCTCGACGGCGTCATCACCGACACCGCCGAATACCACTACCGCGCATGGAAAAAGCTCGCCGCAGAACTGGGCATCAGCATCGACCGCAAGTTTAACGAGCAGCTCAAAGGCGTGTCGCGCGACGATTCGCTCAAACGCATCCTCGCGCACGGCGGCAAAACCGTCGGCGAAGCCGAGTTCGCCGAACTGACCCGCCGCAAAAACGACAACTACGTCGAGATGATTCAGGCAGTCAAACCCGAAGACGTGTACCCCGGCATTTTGCCCCTGCTGGAAGCATTGAGGGCAAACGGCAAAAAAATCGCCCTCGCGTCCGCCAGTAAAAACGGTCCGTTCCTGCTGGAACGCATGGGGCTGACCCACTTCTTCGACGCCGTCGCCGACCCTGCCGCCGTCGCACATTCCAAACCCGCCCCCGACATCTTCCTCGCAGCAGCCGAGGGCGTGGGCGCGGATATCCGCCAATGCATCGGCATCGAAGACGCCGCAGCAGGAGTAGCCGCCATCAAAGCCTCCGGCGCCTTGCCTATCGGAGTGGGCAAAGCCGAAGACTTAGGCAGCGACATCGCGCTGGTGTCCGGCACCGCTGAGCTGACCTACGCCTACCTGCAAAACGTGTGGGCACAGTCGGGCAGGTAAAATACTAAGGAAGTAAAAAGGCCGTCTGAAAACTGGATTCCAGACGGCCTTTATTCTAAAAGTTTCCAGACGACGTTTGAGGTCTTCTGAAAGTTTGAAACAGTGGTGAGAACGACAGACAACGCGTGCGTGCGTACCGCACACACCCTACACCTCGGTTTTAAAGTTTGTGCCATCCGCAGGTAGTGTGTATGGCATGGCCACGCACGCGGTTGGTGGAGATGCAGGCTACGGCTTGCTTGTGGATAGGTCATGATGGGAGGGTTCTTTTTAAAATGGATTTCGTTGGGTCTTGAACCAACAGGAAGAAAACAGCCTTTAAGCTATTATATTTGTTGTTTGGAATGAAACAAAGGTCGTCTGAAAATGG
Above is a genomic segment from Neisseria subflava containing:
- the ettA gene encoding energy-dependent translational throttle protein EttA, with the protein product MSQQYVYSMLRVSKVVPPQKTIIKDISLSFFPGAKIGLLGLNGAGKSTVLRIMAGVDKEFEGEAVPMGGIKIGYLPQEPELDPEKTVREEVESGLGEVAAAQKRLEEVYAEYANPDADFDALAEEQGRLEAIIAAGSSTGGGAEHELEIAADALRLPDWDAKIGNLSGGEKRRVALCKLLLSKPDMLLLDEPTNHLDAESVEWLEQFLVRFPGTVVAVTHDRYFLDNAAEWILELDRGHGIPWKGNYSSWLEQKEKRLENEAKSEAARVKAMKQELEWVRQNAKGRQAKSKARLARFEEMSNYEYQKRNETQEIFIPVAERLGNEVIEFVNVSKSFGDKVLIDDLSFKVPAGAIVGIIGPNGAGKSTLFKMISGKEQPDSGEVKIGQTVKMSLIDQSREGLQNDKTVFDNIAEGRDILQVGQFEIPARQYLGRFNFKGSDQSKIAGQLSGGERGRLHLAKTLLSGGNVLLLDEPSNDLDVETLRALEDALLEFAGSVMVISHDRWFLDRIATHILACEGDSKWVFFDGNYQEYEADKKRRLGEEGAKPKRIRYKPVTR
- a CDS encoding glycoside hydrolase family 65 protein codes for the protein MYTRIMEISPWTLRSAKLEKEHKRLQESLTSLGNGYMGMRGNFEETYSADSHLGTYIAGVWFPDKTRVGWWKNGYPKYFGKAINALNFSKVKIFVDGQEVDLAKNDVADFSVELDMQHGVLRRSFTVFGVRFDVCKFLSVAQKELAVIRWEAVSVDGKTHQVRIDSIIDADVKNEDSNYEEKFWQVLDKGVSDGLSYIATQTVANPFCVEQFIVNAEQTFAGSFKALGGSQTDWQVSNSFEAEVGSTPETFEKRVIVTTSRDYQGLDAVKAAGRALSEKIAGVAFETLLDAHKAGWLHRWEIADVVIEGSDEAQQGIRFNLFQLFSTYYGEDARLNIGPKGFTGEKYGGATYWDTEAYAVPLYLALAEPEVTRNLLQYRRNQLPQAQHNAREQGLAGALYPMVTFTGIECHNEWEITFEEIHRNGAIPYAIYNYTNYTGDESYLAKEGLEVLVEVSRFWADRVHFSKRNGKYMIHGVTGPNEYENNINNNWYTNTLAAWVLDYTREALAKYPRPDLNVSAAELEKWADISANMYRPHDEELGVFVQHDGFLDKDIRPVSALSPDDLPLNQKWSWDKILRSPFIKQADVLQGIYFFGDRFNMDEKRRNFDFYEPMTVHESSLSPCIHAILAAELGKEEKAVEMYQRTARLDLDNYNNDTEDGLHITSMTGSWLAIVQGFAQMKTWGGKLSFAPFLPSAWTGYAFHINYRGRLIKVAVGKENVVFTLLKGDPLELQVYGKDITLNGSHTVALEK
- the pgmB gene encoding beta-phosphoglucomutase; this encodes MTFTAVLFDLDGVITDTAEYHYRAWKKLAAELGISIDRKFNEQLKGVSRDDSLKRILAHGGKTVGEAEFAELTRRKNDNYVEMIQAVKPEDVYPGILPLLEALRANGKKIALASASKNGPFLLERMGLTHFFDAVADPAAVAHSKPAPDIFLAAAEGVGADIRQCIGIEDAAAGVAAIKASGALPIGVGKAEDLGSDIALVSGTAELTYAYLQNVWAQSGR